The Gemmatimonadaceae bacterium genome contains the following window.
TTCATGGGCGACCTCCACCGAGACCGAAACCCGTAGCGAGTTCCGTAGCGGCGAGTGTCCCGATTCGGGTGCGGTTCGGGACAAGCTGAGACGCCCTGAGACTCTGATGAGTGGCGCGCCGAGGGGCGCCCACTCGCCTGTTAATCACCGGGTCACAGGTTCGAGTCCTGTCGCCGGAGCTTGATGCAACGCAGCGCCCGTACCGCCTTGGCGGTGCGGGCGCTTGCTCGTTTGGAATGCGGCGCGCGGCGACCACCCAGCCTGGGATATCGCAGGGCAGACCTCAAGGCTATGCTCCCCCCGTGCCCACCCACATCGCCCTGCTTCGCGCCGTGAACGTCACCGGCACCGGCACGCTCAAGATGGACGAGCTGCGGCGGCGAGTGTCCAAGCTCGGCTACGAACGGGTGCGTACGTACATCGCCTCGGGAAACCTGCTCGCGGACTCGCCAAAGTCGGCAACTGCCGTACAGCGCGAACTTGCCGCGCTGGTGGAGAAACTCGTCGGGAAACCGGTTGGCGTGTTCGTCCGCTCAGCGGCCGCCCTCGCCAAGACGCTCGCCGCAAACCCGTTCCCAGACGCCGTGCCGTCCCGCGTACTGGTGCTATTCCTGGACCATCGCGTTCGGCAGGCAACGCTCGACGCCATCGCAAAGCCCGGCGGCGAAGAGGTCGTAGCCGCCGGCGGCGAGATCTTCCTCCACTTTCCGAACGGCATGGGCCAATCCAAGCTCCGCGTGCCGCAGATGGACAGCGGCACCGGTCGCAACCTGAACACAGTGCGCAAGCTGATCGCGATGGCGCGCGAGGACGGCTAGTCCGCGACGAGCGAGGCATGAGACCCGATTGCCACCCTCAAGCTAGAGCAGCCCCGGCAGCACCCACCGCGTTCGCGCCCGATACGCCTCCCAGCCCGGATGCCGCGAGAGACTGCGCTCCTTCATCGCCATGCTGGGCAGGAACACCAGCCCCCACACCCACGCCAGCACCAGCCACGGCAGCCAATGCTGGATGAGCATCGCGAAGCTGGCGTAGATCATCATCTCGCCCGTGTAGTTCGGGTGGCGCACATAGCGGAACATCCCATCGGTGATGAGCCCAGGCTTTGCACGCAGCGTGAACGTCTTCTGCGCATCGGACGCGATCATCACCGCCACGCCAACGATGCAGAGCCCAGCGCAGAGCGCCAGCCAGTGCGCCTCGACAATCGGGTACCGACGCGGCGGCAGGGCGAACATCAACCAGCCAAACAGCGCGTACCAGCCGAGCACGGCGGCCCAGGTCGCAATGGCCGCGGGGATCGTCACGCGCACCTGCCAGCGCGCATCCGGGAACGCCACATCCTTGAGCAGCCACACCAGCCCGTAGCCGCCGTGCAGCGCCACGTAGGTCCACGCGGGGGCCGAGTTGTCGCCCGCCCACCAGGCCAAGGCGAGCAGGAACGGCAGCATCAGCGCCTTCTGCGCGTTCACCACCCAGGCCAGCTTCCACGGCCGAGGCCCGCCGAGCAGGTCGATGCTCAGGTGGTTCGTCAGCCGGAACAGGCGCGCCACCAGGTCGTCGCGCGTGCCAGACGAAGGCGCGGCGCCCGATGAAACGGGTGGGGACGGGTCACGGTACACAGCGCGAATCTACGGCCAACCGGCCACCGGTGCGTCCTCCTCCCCGCCCCGCCATATTTCCCCTATGGCCACCTCCGCGAATCCCCTGGTGGGCGTGATCATGGGCTCGAAGTCCGACTACGAGACCCTCGCGCCAGCCTGTGAGCTGCTCGCCCACTTCGGCATCCCCTACGAAGCCAAGGTCGTCTCGGCGCATCGCACACCGGACGAGATGTTCGACTACGCCGCGAGCGCCGAACGGCGCGGCCTGATGGTGATCATCGCCGGCGCAGGTGGCGCGGCACACTTGCCTGGAATGGTCGCGTCGAAGACACTGATCCCGGTGCTCGGCGTGCCGGTGCCGATCACGCAGCTGAATGGGCTCGACGCGTTGCTGAGCATCGTGCAGATGCCGGCCGGCGTGCCGGTGGGGACGCTGGCGATCGGCAAGCCTGGCGCGTCCAACGCCGCGATCTTAGCGGCGGAGATTGTCGGCACGCACCGTCCGGAAGTGCGCGAGAAGCTGCGCGCCTGGCGCGCGAGCCGCGCC
Protein-coding sequences here:
- a CDS encoding DUF1697 domain-containing protein, with product MPTHIALLRAVNVTGTGTLKMDELRRRVSKLGYERVRTYIASGNLLADSPKSATAVQRELAALVEKLVGKPVGVFVRSAAALAKTLAANPFPDAVPSRVLVLFLDHRVRQATLDAIAKPGGEEVVAAGGEIFLHFPNGMGQSKLRVPQMDSGTGRNLNTVRKLIAMAREDG
- a CDS encoding DUF1295 domain-containing protein; translation: MYRDPSPPVSSGAAPSSGTRDDLVARLFRLTNHLSIDLLGGPRPWKLAWVVNAQKALMLPFLLALAWWAGDNSAPAWTYVALHGGYGLVWLLKDVAFPDARWQVRVTIPAAIATWAAVLGWYALFGWLMFALPPRRYPIVEAHWLALCAGLCIVGVAVMIASDAQKTFTLRAKPGLITDGMFRYVRHPNYTGEMMIYASFAMLIQHWLPWLVLAWVWGLVFLPSMAMKERSLSRHPGWEAYRARTRWVLPGLL
- the purE gene encoding 5-(carboxyamino)imidazole ribonucleotide mutase; amino-acid sequence: MATSANPLVGVIMGSKSDYETLAPACELLAHFGIPYEAKVVSAHRTPDEMFDYAASAERRGLMVIIAGAGGAAHLPGMVASKTLIPVLGVPVPITQLNGLDALLSIVQMPAGVPVGTLAIGKPGASNAAILAAEIVGTHRPEVREKLRAWRASRAADVRGQTLP